A window from Kovacikia minuta CCNUW1 encodes these proteins:
- the fabG gene encoding 3-oxoacyl-ACP reductase FabG, with translation MKGKKVLLTGGTGGLGLGVTPAVLAQGGEVTIPYHSPREVERLKGFLAPTDFSRIRFVAVDLTNESAVQHLTDDMGRVDVLIHLVGGFSMGPTHTYNLEQWHHDFELNLTTTFLVCKHSLRKMLEHGYGRIVTTGSRGAVEPGGQLAAYCAAKAGVVALTKAIADETKGTNITANVVLPSVIDTPANRAAMGAENASQWVKPESVAQVICFLASAAAQDIRGAAVPVYGSV, from the coding sequence ATGAAAGGCAAAAAGGTTCTACTAACGGGCGGAACAGGGGGTTTAGGATTGGGGGTAACTCCTGCTGTATTAGCCCAGGGAGGAGAGGTGACCATTCCATATCACAGTCCAAGAGAAGTGGAACGCTTAAAAGGCTTTTTAGCCCCGACTGACTTCTCCCGCATTCGATTTGTGGCGGTGGATTTAACCAATGAATCCGCCGTTCAACACCTAACGGATGATATGGGACGGGTAGACGTCCTGATCCATCTGGTGGGTGGGTTTTCCATGGGGCCGACCCATACCTACAACCTGGAACAGTGGCATCACGATTTTGAACTGAACCTGACCACCACTTTTTTGGTCTGTAAGCACAGCCTGAGGAAGATGCTGGAGCATGGCTATGGGCGCATTGTGACGACTGGCTCGCGGGGAGCGGTGGAACCAGGCGGACAACTGGCAGCCTACTGTGCCGCAAAAGCAGGTGTGGTGGCGTTGACAAAGGCGATCGCCGATGAAACCAAAGGCACCAACATCACCGCAAATGTTGTCCTCCCCAGCGTTATCGATACTCCCGCCAATCGGGCAGCAATGGGCGCAGAAAATGCTTCCCAATGGGTAAAGCCCGAATCCGTGGCACAGGTCATTTGTTTCCTGGCATCGGCAGCCGCTCAGGATATTCGAGGCGCAGCAGTTCCTGTCTATGGCAGTGTTTGA
- the ppk2 gene encoding polyphosphate kinase 2, with amino-acid sequence MEVVQNNNSEASKIIAPEKPKKLKKKAHDSDEAPKKPKKSQADSGAGSKKSKKIPVGGEKLKKLKTEFYEQALVQLHLELVKLQYWVKHVGLRVVIIFEGRDAAGKGSTIKRITEPMNPRGCRVVALGAPSDHEKTQWYFQRYVPHLPGAGEIVLFDRSWYNRAGVEHVMGFCTEEQYREFLQSCPEFERMIVRSGIILLKYWFSVSDEEQERRFQSRMMDPSRRWKLSPMDLESRDRWEEYSKAKDEMFAHTNIPEAPWFTVEADDKKRARLNCIHHFLSKIPYEDITPEPFDLLPRKAALGYIRPPKNEQFFVPQVY; translated from the coding sequence ATGGAAGTAGTGCAAAACAATAACTCCGAGGCTTCGAAAATCATCGCCCCCGAGAAACCGAAGAAGTTGAAGAAAAAGGCGCACGATTCAGACGAAGCACCCAAAAAGCCTAAAAAATCTCAGGCTGACAGTGGGGCGGGGTCCAAAAAGTCTAAAAAAATTCCAGTCGGTGGCGAGAAGCTCAAAAAGTTGAAAACCGAGTTCTATGAGCAAGCGCTTGTCCAACTCCACCTTGAATTGGTGAAACTTCAGTATTGGGTCAAGCATGTGGGTTTGCGGGTGGTGATTATTTTTGAAGGTCGGGATGCGGCTGGCAAAGGAAGCACGATCAAGCGAATTACCGAACCCATGAATCCCCGTGGTTGCCGGGTTGTGGCACTGGGAGCGCCCTCCGATCATGAGAAGACCCAGTGGTACTTTCAACGCTACGTTCCACATCTACCCGGCGCAGGCGAAATCGTCCTGTTTGATCGCAGTTGGTATAACCGGGCAGGGGTTGAACACGTCATGGGCTTTTGCACTGAGGAACAATACAGGGAGTTTTTGCAGTCTTGCCCGGAGTTTGAACGAATGATCGTGAGATCGGGCATCATTCTGCTCAAGTATTGGTTTTCAGTCAGCGATGAGGAGCAAGAACGGCGGTTCCAGTCTCGCATGATGGATCCCTCCCGCCGCTGGAAGCTTAGCCCGATGGATCTGGAATCCCGCGATCGCTGGGAAGAATACTCCAAAGCCAAAGATGAAATGTTCGCCCATACCAACATTCCAGAGGCTCCCTGGTTTACGGTTGAAGCAGATGACAAGAAACGTGCTCGCCTCAATTGCATTCATCATTTTCTAAGCAAGATTCCCTACGAGGACATCACCCCCGAACCCTTCGACCTGCTGCCCCGGAAAGCCGCCCTTGGATATATCCGCCCGCCGAAGAATGAACAGTTTTTTGTGCCCCAGGTTTATTAG
- a CDS encoding PAS domain S-box protein, which yields MPAWINGRFPRLSYQSALRTAAKPENSLLQRYGVAVIAMLVALLLMLLLNPWVPMGASPFLLFFAAVMVSAWYGGFGPGFLATILASLAASYFFLPPFQNFRIAAPADMVRLGIFLLISLMICLLSGTRRQLVKELRQERDLISAVVSTAGSLIVVMDRQGRIVEFNRTCEKTTGYSFEAVRGKHLWDLLLPPEEIEPTREMFYKFGTWLFPNEYEGVWITHRGDRRLIVWSNTVLQDDLGAVKYVIGTGIDITDRKHAEETLQETNQTLQALIQASPLAITVLDRLGRVKLWNPAAEKLFGWSQEEVLGRFLPTVPDHKMSEFQANVASTLRGDLINAMETVRQRKDGSAIHIGLWTAVLRGSQAEDDSILSLMADLSQNKQAEVALKLSQERLTRFVEANVIGIVFADIDGPIEQANDAFLRMVGYAQTDLDKGHLSWVDITPPEYLPLDEQHIAEAKARGASTPYEKEYIRPDGIRVPVLVGFTLIGEERQEAVAFVLDLTERKQLEQTLRQQAEELAEANRMKDEFLAVLSHELRTPLNSMLGWSRLLRSRQLDAETTARALETIERNARLQTQLIEDILDVSKMIRGKLRLQPQSVSLPPVIEAAIDAMRPAAAAKAIHLSLQIDDCRLEEHNSRSEVSPTSVQTSNLPPEIDYQKFQVSGDSDRLQQVFWNLLSNAIKFTPEGGQVTIRLSAIKEQTGIWTREYGEKERSSNGGERSYVSIDPPIFFTPAAKISYAEIAVTDTGKGINPEFLPYVFDRFRQADSTTTRADGGLGLGLAIARHLVELHGGTIWAESLGAGLGATFTVRLPLINGCQPSDGKTIEST from the coding sequence GTGCCAGCCTGGATCAATGGGCGCTTTCCACGCTTGTCTTATCAGTCAGCGCTTCGGACAGCAGCAAAGCCTGAAAACTCCTTGCTCCAACGGTATGGTGTGGCAGTCATCGCCATGCTGGTGGCATTGTTGCTAATGCTCCTATTGAATCCGTGGGTACCGATGGGGGCATCACCATTTTTGCTGTTTTTTGCCGCTGTCATGGTGAGTGCCTGGTATGGCGGTTTTGGACCGGGTTTCCTGGCTACCATCCTGGCTAGTTTGGCTGCGAGCTACTTTTTTTTACCCCCCTTCCAAAACTTTAGAATCGCAGCTCCAGCAGATATGGTTCGGTTAGGAATATTTCTCCTGATCTCGCTCATGATTTGTCTGCTCAGTGGAACTCGGCGGCAATTGGTGAAAGAACTGCGCCAGGAACGCGATCTAATCTCAGCCGTTGTTAGTACGGCAGGAAGTCTGATTGTTGTTATGGATCGGCAGGGGAGAATTGTTGAATTTAATCGAACCTGTGAGAAGACCACAGGGTATTCCTTTGAAGCAGTGCGGGGCAAGCATTTGTGGGATCTGCTTTTGCCACCCGAAGAGATAGAACCAACCAGAGAGATGTTTTACAAGTTTGGGACCTGGTTGTTTCCGAATGAATATGAGGGGGTTTGGATCACGCACAGGGGCGATCGCCGCTTGATTGTCTGGTCAAACACAGTCCTACAGGACGATCTGGGCGCAGTGAAATATGTCATTGGAACGGGCATCGATATCACCGATCGCAAGCACGCGGAAGAAACCCTCCAGGAAACCAATCAAACCCTCCAGGCACTGATTCAGGCGTCTCCTCTGGCAATTACCGTGCTCGATCGTCTGGGGCGGGTCAAACTATGGAATCCAGCCGCCGAGAAGTTGTTTGGCTGGTCGCAGGAGGAAGTGTTGGGGCGGTTTTTGCCAACCGTACCCGACCATAAAATGTCCGAATTTCAGGCAAATGTTGCCTCCACTTTACGCGGTGACCTGATCAATGCAATGGAAACGGTTCGCCAGCGTAAAGACGGTTCAGCCATTCATATTGGGCTGTGGACAGCAGTGCTGCGAGGCAGTCAGGCTGAAGACGACAGCATCCTTTCTCTGATGGCAGATTTGAGTCAAAACAAACAGGCAGAAGTGGCACTAAAGCTCAGCCAAGAGCGGTTGACCCGGTTTGTGGAAGCCAATGTGATTGGCATTGTCTTTGCCGATATTGATGGACCGATCGAGCAGGCAAATGATGCCTTCCTACGCATGGTTGGTTACGCTCAAACCGACCTGGATAAAGGTCACCTCAGTTGGGTTGACATTACACCACCCGAATATCTTCCCTTAGACGAACAACACATTGCTGAGGCAAAGGCACGGGGAGCCAGTACGCCCTATGAGAAGGAATATATTCGCCCGGATGGAATTCGTGTTCCTGTGCTGGTGGGCTTTACTCTGATTGGGGAGGAGCGTCAGGAAGCAGTTGCCTTTGTCCTTGATCTGACTGAGCGCAAGCAGCTAGAGCAAACCCTGCGCCAGCAAGCAGAGGAACTCGCAGAAGCGAACCGGATGAAAGATGAGTTTTTGGCGGTGCTTTCCCACGAATTACGCACCCCGCTTAACTCGATGTTGGGATGGTCTCGCCTGTTGCGATCGCGTCAGCTGGATGCCGAAACAACTGCCCGCGCTCTTGAAACGATCGAGCGCAATGCCCGCCTGCAAACCCAACTGATTGAGGATATTCTGGATGTTTCCAAAATGATTCGGGGAAAACTGCGCTTGCAACCTCAATCCGTTAGTTTGCCACCTGTGATTGAAGCAGCCATTGATGCTATGCGTCCAGCCGCCGCAGCGAAAGCAATCCATTTAAGCTTACAGATTGATGATTGCAGATTAGAGGAGCATAACTCACGCTCAGAAGTCTCCCCAACCTCTGTCCAGACTTCCAATCTGCCACCTGAAATCGACTATCAAAAATTTCAGGTTTCCGGCGATTCAGACCGCTTGCAGCAGGTTTTTTGGAATCTCCTGTCAAATGCGATTAAGTTCACCCCTGAGGGGGGGCAGGTGACCATCCGGTTATCTGCAATCAAAGAGCAAACAGGCATCTGGACGCGGGAATATGGGGAAAAGGAACGATCTTCCAATGGTGGAGAGAGATCCTATGTCTCCATTGATCCCCCAATTTTCTTTACCCCAGCTGCCAAAATTTCCTACGCTGAGATTGCCGTCACTGATACGGGCAAGGGGATTAATCCTGAATTTCTGCCCTACGTTTTTGATCGGTTTCGCCAGGCAGATTCCACGACCACCCGCGCCGATGGGGGGTTAGGGTTGGGCTTAGCGATCGCCCGCCACCTGGTAGAACTCCACGGTGGTACCATTTGGGCTGAGAGCCTGGGAGCAGGACTCGGTGCAACTTTTACGGTGAGGCTACCCCTGATCAATGGGTGCCAACCCAGCGATGGTAAGACGATCGAATCGACCTGA
- a CDS encoding ComF family protein, with protein MVLRGLLNLVVEGKCSLCGRSTAEEFCLDCQRQVQRCQLHHTHEAELEQPSVFAWGHYSGGLKRAIAALKYENQPQLARPLGHWLAHTWLSGESFSQAFNRCAHSLACQQAETTGI; from the coding sequence ATGGTGTTGCGGGGTTTGCTAAATCTAGTTGTGGAAGGGAAATGTTCCCTCTGTGGGCGATCGACCGCCGAGGAATTTTGCCTGGATTGCCAGCGTCAGGTACAGCGGTGTCAACTGCATCATACTCATGAGGCTGAATTGGAGCAACCCTCTGTGTTTGCCTGGGGGCATTATAGCGGGGGCTTAAAGCGGGCGATCGCTGCCCTGAAATACGAAAATCAGCCCCAACTGGCACGTCCACTAGGACATTGGTTGGCGCATACCTGGTTGAGCGGCGAATCCTTCTCTCAAGCATTTAACCGTTGTGCCCATTCCCTTGCATGCCAGCAGGCAGAAACAACGGGGATTTAA
- a CDS encoding ComF family protein yields the protein MPIPLHASRQKQRGFNQADLLAKHFCELTRLPLENRGLERSQETIAQFKLSATEREQNLADAFQIGRAFLQKAPSTPVLLLDDIYTTGATVKSATQILRRRGIRVYGVIVVARTVRSEE from the coding sequence GTGCCCATTCCCTTGCATGCCAGCAGGCAGAAACAACGGGGATTTAACCAGGCGGATCTATTGGCAAAGCATTTCTGTGAACTGACTCGATTACCCTTAGAAAATAGAGGTCTGGAGCGATCGCAGGAAACGATCGCCCAATTCAAACTGTCTGCCACGGAACGCGAACAAAACCTGGCAGACGCTTTTCAAATCGGCAGAGCCTTCCTCCAAAAAGCTCCCTCCACCCCAGTTCTGCTCCTGGATGACATTTACACCACTGGCGCAACCGTCAAATCAGCGACTCAAATCCTACGACGACGAGGTATCCGCGTTTATGGCGTGATTGTAGTTGCAAGAACGGTGAGGAGTGAGGAGTGA
- a CDS encoding protein kinase domain-containing protein, whose protein sequence is MAVIMVTDGVGCNARMADDPEHTLSLIRRDLQLMQDICQRFEGQVLRLMGEDGLMVYFGNALQAVACAIEIQKALAYVAASLPDVDVLAHRIGIHFGEVFFDQENITGNGVKIAIRLQEETTSRGVCLSQTVYDAVKGRLSLEATHVGSLSFRNIQEPVQAYQIFPASHLSGGLSASEAPEDELTLGTLVNNRYRVERVLGHGGFGRTYLASDTHCFGDFCVLKEFVPSSRSDYVVQKSRELFEREARVLYQINHPQIPRFLAWLGDRGRLFLVQEYIDGKTYAALIQERHNQGQSAFSEAEVIQWMKDLLPVLDYLHSLNILHRDISPENVMLPDGQAKPVLIDFGLVKQTVSQILASHTNSGYASQASVVGKFGYSPPEQIRMGRCFPCSDLYALAVSAIVLLTGCELSLLMDYGSLEWKWHSYVNISDRLLQLLNRMLAEKPRERYQSASEVLAELQKIAPDREVDRQPLVDISIQIDQEKRRRQVAEIMEGGFFQELMEQADDLRDDFFDLSTFQEQADDFQDDFFEISGLREEGAFEPQPTMLVPRQTDSPEPPTVIAPAASGQPQPAIPFDSAFLEHCRQELAGFIGPMAGLILKNVLAEQAPSNPQQLVEALAAKIPGSPQAQMFRSRVRIPGEQTTSGASGQPESGGSGRPESGASGQVTKRQISESRDNAGTIANSPAASSPGSTQLTPAFLDTCRQELARHIGPIANFMVQDMVKRQPQITAQQLIDTLSTTIPTLQQADAFKRQLSKLI, encoded by the coding sequence GAGTTTGATTCGGCGAGACCTGCAATTAATGCAAGACATCTGCCAGCGCTTTGAGGGGCAGGTGTTGAGGCTGATGGGTGAGGATGGCTTGATGGTGTACTTTGGCAACGCGCTACAGGCGGTTGCTTGTGCGATCGAAATTCAGAAAGCCCTTGCCTATGTTGCTGCCAGTTTGCCCGATGTAGACGTTCTGGCGCACCGGATTGGTATCCACTTCGGAGAGGTGTTTTTTGACCAGGAAAACATCACAGGAAATGGGGTGAAGATCGCAATTCGGTTGCAGGAGGAAACGACTTCCAGGGGTGTTTGTCTGTCGCAAACCGTTTATGATGCGGTCAAAGGACGATTGTCGCTGGAAGCAACCCATGTTGGCTCGCTATCGTTCAGGAACATTCAGGAACCGGTGCAGGCTTACCAGATTTTTCCCGCATCTCACCTATCGGGAGGGCTGTCGGCATCAGAAGCGCCTGAGGATGAACTGACGCTGGGCACCCTGGTCAATAACCGCTATCGCGTGGAGAGGGTGCTGGGGCATGGGGGCTTTGGTAGAACCTATCTGGCTTCCGATACCCATTGTTTTGGAGATTTCTGTGTTCTCAAAGAATTCGTTCCGTCGAGTCGATCGGACTACGTTGTTCAAAAATCCCGTGAGCTATTTGAGCGGGAAGCCAGGGTTCTGTACCAGATTAACCACCCGCAAATTCCCCGCTTCCTTGCCTGGTTGGGCGATCGTGGACGGCTTTTTCTGGTGCAAGAGTACATTGATGGCAAAACCTACGCAGCCCTGATTCAGGAGCGGCACAATCAGGGACAATCTGCCTTTTCTGAGGCGGAAGTGATTCAGTGGATGAAGGATTTGCTGCCTGTTTTGGATTACCTGCACTCGCTGAATATTTTGCATCGGGATATCTCACCGGAAAATGTGATGCTGCCGGATGGGCAAGCCAAACCTGTGCTGATTGACTTTGGTTTGGTGAAACAGACGGTCAGCCAAATTCTGGCAAGCCATACGAATTCGGGTTATGCCAGTCAGGCTTCAGTAGTAGGGAAGTTTGGGTATTCTCCACCAGAGCAAATTCGGATGGGACGGTGTTTTCCCTGTAGCGATTTGTATGCCCTGGCAGTCAGTGCGATTGTTTTGCTGACTGGGTGCGAACTGAGTTTGCTGATGGATTACGGCTCGTTAGAGTGGAAGTGGCATTCCTACGTCAACATTAGCGATCGCCTGTTGCAACTGTTGAATCGGATGCTGGCAGAAAAGCCCAGGGAGCGCTACCAGTCGGCGTCTGAAGTTTTGGCTGAGTTACAAAAGATTGCCCCTGACCGCGAGGTAGACCGGCAACCGCTGGTTGATATCAGTATTCAAATTGATCAAGAAAAGCGCCGCCGCCAGGTTGCCGAAATTATGGAAGGCGGCTTCTTTCAAGAGTTAATGGAGCAGGCAGACGATCTCCGCGATGACTTCTTTGACCTCAGCACCTTTCAGGAGCAGGCAGACGACTTCCAGGATGACTTCTTTGAAATCAGTGGCTTGCGGGAAGAAGGGGCTTTTGAGCCTCAACCAACGATGCTGGTTCCTCGCCAAACGGACTCCCCTGAACCGCCAACGGTGATTGCGCCAGCTGCCAGCGGTCAGCCACAACCTGCCATTCCCTTCGATTCAGCATTTCTGGAACACTGTCGGCAAGAACTGGCAGGCTTCATTGGACCAATGGCAGGGTTAATTCTCAAAAATGTGTTGGCTGAGCAAGCGCCAAGCAATCCCCAACAACTCGTAGAGGCACTGGCTGCAAAAATTCCTGGCTCTCCTCAAGCACAGATGTTTAGAAGCCGTGTGCGGATTCCTGGGGAGCAGACAACCTCAGGGGCAAGTGGGCAACCTGAATCGGGGGGAAGTGGACGACCCGAATCTGGGGCAAGTGGGCAAGTCACAAAGCGGCAGATATCCGAAAGTCGAGACAATGCGGGCACGATCGCAAATTCCCCAGCCGCCTCTAGTCCTGGATCGACCCAACTCACTCCCGCTTTCCTGGACACGTGTAGACAAGAATTGGCACGTCATATTGGACCGATCGCAAATTTTATGGTTCAGGATATGGTGAAACGGCAACCTCAAATTACAGCCCAACAACTGATTGATACATTGAGTACAACGATTCCCACCCTTCAGCAGGCAGATGCCTTCAAACGACAACTTTCCAAGCTGATATGA